Proteins encoded within one genomic window of Arachis ipaensis cultivar K30076 chromosome B08, Araip1.1, whole genome shotgun sequence:
- the LOC110265829 gene encoding uncharacterized protein LOC110265829, translated as MGKLKYFLGIEVAQSNAGICISQRKYALDILEETGMLDSRPIDTPMDSNTKLSPDQGEPLADPGRYRRLIGRLNYLTVTRPDISFATSILSQFLDSPCDSHWDAAVRVLRYIKGAPGKGLLYEDKGHNQIVGYTDADWAGSPSDRRSTSGYCVFIGGNLISWKSKKQNVVARSSAEAEYRAMALATCELIWLKQLVKELKFCEPSKMELVCDNQAALHIASNPVFHERTKHIEIDCHFIREKLQSGEIVTAFVNSNDQLADIFTKALRGPRIQYICNKLGAYDLYAPA; from the coding sequence ATGGGGAAGTTAAAATATTTTCTAGGAATTGAAGTGGCACAATCTAATGCTGGGATCTGTATCTCACAGAGAAAATATGCTCTAGATATTCTTGAAGAAACTGGAATGTTAGATTCTAGACCTATAGATACACCAATGGATTCCAACACAAAACTTAGTCCAGATCAAGGAGAACCTCTTGCAGATCCTGGTAGATATCGCAGATTAATTGGCCGATTGAATTATTTGACAGTCACTCGGCCAGATATTTCATTTGCCACAAGTATCCTAAGTCAGTTTCTTGACTCCCCATGCGATAGTCATTGGGACGCCGCTGTTAGAGTCCTTAGATATATCAAAGGTGCTCCAGGAAAAGGTTTGTTGTATGAAGATAAAGGACATAACCAGATTGTTGGGTATACTGATGCAGATTGGGCAGGATCTCCATCTGATAGACGTTCTACATCTGGTTATTGTGTTTTTATTGGTGGAAACTTGATATCttggaagagtaagaagcaaaATGTTGTAGCAAGATCTAGTGCGGAAGCTGAATATAGAGCTATGGCACTTGCCACATGTGAACTTATATGGTTGAAGCAATTAGTTAAGGAACTTAAGTTTTGTGAGCCGAGTAAGATGGAACTGGTGTGCGATAATCAAGCTGCCTTACATATTGCTTCCAACCCTGTGTTTCATGAACGGACCAAGCACATAGAGATTGATTGCCATTTCATAAGGGAGAAGTTGCAAAGTGGGGAAATAGTAACAGCCTTTGTCAACTCCAACGATCAACTTGCAGATATTTTCACCAAAGCTCTCCGGGGTCCTCGGATACAATACATATGTAACAAGCTTGGTGCATATGATTTATATGCTCCAGCTTGA